The nucleotide window AGGTCACCAGAAAACAGTTTACTAACTGCTGATTTATCATTTATAAAAGCGTCAGGAAAATTCAACTCTTGCGCGAGTTTATTGTTAAATAACAAGGTTGTAGGTTTGTCTGGTTGCGCCGGAACAATATTTTGGTAAAATTGTGAACCTAATGTTAAATAGCTGTTTTGAAATTCGAGCATAATGGCCTTGATTAGTGAGCAACACTGTTATTTTACTTGAGATAGAACAAAGATATATGTTTTTGCGAAAAAACCACAGACATGTTCAGTTTTTTTCCATATAATCAACACAGTGTTCAAATATTTAATTAAACAAGAAAGAGTAGTGACTATGAAAAAATTAACTCTAGCTCTAGCTGCATCTGTTGTTTTAGCTGCCCCTGCAATGGCTGCTGATGTTGAAGCTGGTAAAGCCAAGGCTGCTGTATGTGCAGCATGTCACGGTGCTGAAGGTATCTCTGCTGTACCAATGTACCCAAACCTTGCAGGTCAAAAAGAAGCTTACATCGCTAAGCAACTTAAAGACTTCAAATCTGGTACTCGTAAAGACCCAGTTATGGCTCCAATGGCGATGCCTTTGACTGATGCAGATATTGCTAATCTTTCTGCATATTACGCTAGCTTGAAATAAGCCAAATAGATTCTGTAAAAAAGCGCATGTTAATGCGCTTTTTTTATAGCTGAAACAAAATCTTACCAGTTTTTTTAAATATCCAAAAATGTATTATGGTAAACAATAAACGAATTTTTAGCCTTTGTGCTTTGTTATGGCTGACAGGGCAAAGCCAAGCGTCTCAATTAAGTATGGATGTTATCGAGCAAAGTGTTGTCGATAAACGACTAGAACAAGGCCTAGCATTTGCTGAGCAAGAGTTAAAAGCCGAACGATTGGCACAGCAAAAGCTGAAGCAGAATGTTGCTTATTGCACCCCTTGTCATGGTGGTAATGGTAAAGGTGCACTGGCGATTTATCCTGATCTTGCTGGCCATGACCAAGACTACTTGTTTGAGCAGATGCAAAATTATAAGTACCGCCGTTTAAAAAACGATATAAAGCAAACCATGATGGTGCGTTTTAACGATGAAGATATGTTGGCCTTAGCAGAGTACTTTGCGGGCTTTAGTCTGGAACAGGAATAATCACAATGTTGACACGATTTAATAAATGGCTGGTCGCTTTATGCTGTATTGGCGTTATTGCTTGTACCGATAATAGCGAACCGCCAAGCGAGGATGGTATGAATCAATTAGCTGAACGTTACGTTAAATTGGCGCTATTGGTCGGTAAACATCAAGACTATTACATCGACGCTTACTATGGGCCGAGTGAATGGCAGCAACAGGCGGAAAAACTGCCGCTTGAGCAATTACAAAGTCAGGCACAGAGTTTAATTGACGACATTGATAAGGCTGAGCCGTTAGAGACCGAAGTATTGCGCAAAGATATGCTTATGGTGCAAACGCGCTCGGTGATGGCGTTTATTGAACAGTTAAACGGTAAAACCTTTAGTTTCGATGATGAGTCGATGGCACTGTATGACGCAAAATCGCCTAATTTAAGCGAAGCCGATTTTGACAAGGCATTACTTGAATTGGATGGCTTAATTCCAGGTGAGGGCGATCTTAATAGTCGTCTTGATGCCTTTCAAAGTGAGTTTGTTATCCCGAAGGATAAGCTTGGTAAAGTGTTTGTTGCTGCCATAGAAGAAGCGCAAAAACGTACCAAGGCGATGATTGAATTACCAGAAAACGAAGCGTTTACCATTGAGTATGTCACTGACAAACCTTGGAGTGGCTATAACTGGTATAAAGGCAATAGCTTTAGTCTGATTCAAGTTAATACTGACTTACCGATTCAAATTGATCGTGCTATCGATTTGGCCAGTCATGAAGGCTACCCTGGTCATCACGTGTTCAATTCACTGATGGAAAAACATTTGGTTGATGGTAAAGGCTGGATTGAGTACTCGGTTTATCCACTGTACTCGCCTTTATCTTTATTGGCAGAAGGCAGTGCCAATTACGGTATTGAGGTTGCGTTTCCGCAGCAGCAACGCCTGCAATTTGAAAAACAGGTACTGTTTACATTAGCCGGTCTTGACGCCAGTAAAGTCGAACTCTACTACCAAGTGCAAGCCATTTTAGGCAAGTTATCTTATGCCGGTAATGTCGCAGCAAAGCGCTATCTCGATGGTCAAATAGATAAACCACAGGCGGTGGCATTTCTGATGAAATATGCTTTGAGTAACGAGAAAAAGTCAAAGCAACGCATTGATTTTATTGAGCGTTACCGCGCATACGTTATCAACTATAACCTTGGTCAGGATCTGGTTAAAGATTACGTTGAGTATCAAAGTGGCGGCGATGTAGATAAACGTTGGCAAGTGTTTGCTGAATTGTTGGCAAACCCAAAAAGTGCGTCAATGATGGTGGTCCGTTAATCGGCAAAGATTAGCGTTAACACATAATAAAAAAGGCGGTGCATATTATTTGCTACCGCCTTTTTTGTGCTTATCAGTTTATAAGTTAAGTGCGGCTCTACTGCCCAAACCTGGACCATAGACGATGGCATTTAATAATAATCGCGCCGTGCCTTTGGTTGCGCCCCTGAAGTTAGGCGAATTAGCAAATAGAATGACCTGACCATGGCCTTTGCTTTCACGCACTAGATACGCAGCATTACTGATGCGTTGCGCAGCTTCTGGCCATAACAAACCACTCATCCGTAAGTACAGATCTTTGCCAGCAGGTATGGTTGACCAACCTATCAGCCGTTCTTCGGCTTTTTTATTGTCACTAAGCACACCATAACGCACCACCGCTGACGTTGGTGATTTGCTCATCAACAACGGTTGGTTGTCGGTCAATACCGGTAACACCTCGTTGACGCCGAAGGTTAACCAGCTCTTTTGATCAGTGCGGGATGCAACCAGTGCACCCGATGGCATAAAGTTCGCGGTCCATGTGTTCCAGCGTTTAAGCTGTTCTTTGTTCATTGGCTTCATATCTGCCAATCCTTGCCATGGAAACCATATTTGCTCACTGACTTTATGGTTTTTAGTCAATTTCTGATTCGATATGCTGGCCTGCTGCGATAACCATTCTCGGTATAAGGCAACATTATATTGCTCCATATCAGCAAAGGCATCGTCAAGGGTCACGGTTTTAACAAAGTCTTTGGCTTTGGCGAATTGATTGGCTGAATTGCCTGTGACCACTAGGGTGCCACCGGCTTTTACCCAGGTATCAATGACGTTGATATTGCCAGCGGATAATTTACCGTACCAACGACCAGGAACGATCAATACGTTATATGGACGTAAATCCATACTGCTTAGCAGCTCTTGATTTAAATGTGAGTGACGAATACCTAACTCGGTATCCAACATATGCCAAATATGACCATGCTCATATACGCTGATGCCAGCGTGGCTTAATAGGGCGATTTGCGGACGTTGCAGCAATTTAAAGTGGTCACCACCGATATCCGGTAAGTCACCATCACCAAGTCCTTGGTTAATACCGATAACCTGTGCCTTGGTATCTTGCGCCACTTGTTTTACGGTATCGACAATTTGTTGCCAGTTAGTATTATCATGCTTGCTGACCACAATTGACCCGCGACTAAAGCTGGTGCCGTTAAATTCACCTTGTTTGTCTAAGGCGCGAACATTCACCCCTAATTCCAATAAGCGAGCGGCAAAGCCAACCGAATTATCATTGGCGCCATCGACTAAATACGCGATGGCATTATCGATATCCGAAAACGATGACGATGTCTTTGCTTGGTAGGCGTCCAATCCAGAACTGAGGTTTTGATTGACTTCTAACGCTTCAAGACCATACATCATGGTAAGGTTCCAAGCAGTAGAATCATACATAACGGAACTGCCATCACGCAGCACCTTTTGTCGTTCTTCAAGCAATACAGAGTCTTTTATGTTGGCATCAAATTCGAGAATGGCGGCGATTAACGGCGCATCATATTGGCGATTTGGGATGATAATTGCGCCGGGTTCAATCATTTGACTACTAAGCTTTTGACCTAATTGATTGACCGCATTACGGACACTGATACGGCTTTCATTTTTATAATATTCAATACCTTGCAGGTCGAGTAAATCAAGAAACTTATGTAAACGAGACTGGTTCTTACTCGGTAATATCACCCAACTTTTATTGGCATAAGGGCCTTTGGCGGAGATATGTGAATTACGGTTTTTGACAAAATCAGCAAAGATTTTTTGCTTGTTATTTGCCAAGGTTTGTAAGTTTGCAATCGAGCTCAGCAATTGATGATGAACCGACTTTTTATAACTGCGAATCTGGCCATTGTTCAAGCGCACCCCATCTTCTGCGGTACGGGCTTGTTCGTAAAGAATATGAATGGAGCCTTTGTATTCTGAATAATTAGAATAACCCGGATAGAGGTTTTCAAACCATTCACCGGTGTAGTATGGCCAGCCTTTACTATCAAATGCCGCGGCTTGTTCGCTGGCAAACACTTTGCTCCAACGGTTGATGCTATCGGCGATGTGCTCGTTAATCGGTTCCCGCGGAGGACCAAATAAAAAAGTATCTAAGGCACCCATCTCATGACCGTCAATCATCAGTAACGGTAACCATTGATTGATGGCTTTGATGCGACCGCGTGATTCTGGGTTAACCGCGTAATAAAAATCGCGGTTGAGGTCAAAGCCGTAATGATTGGTGCGCCCGAACGGCCAAATGCCACTGTGTAATGTTGATTGCACATCAAAGTTGGGACTGGTTGCACGGTTTTGTTCGAGTTGTTTGGTAAAGCGCGCGCGACCATCCGGATTCATCATCGGATCGATAAATATCACTAACTTATCGAGCAAATCGCTGACATCGCTCTCTTCACTGGCGAGCAAATGATAGAGCAAGGCAATGGCAGCGTCGGCACCTGAGGATTCATTACCATGAATGCTATAGGCCATCCAAGCAGTACCCGGTGTGCTGTCGATTAACTCATTTACTTTGTTTGGAGCCAAACTTTTTGGTTCACCGAGTTGGCTGATGTTGTCTTTAATGGTGTCAATGTTTGCCAAGTTTTGTTCACTACTGACAATCAAATAATGCAAAGGTCGGCCTTCATAGCTGCGCGCGTATTCAACCAGTTTGGCCTTTTTACTTTGCGTAGCCCATAGGGTCACCAATTGCGTTATCTGCTCCGGGGTTGCGGTGCGTTCACCGGCAGAAAAACCGAGAACCGTTTCCGGTTTGCTAATGTCTTGATGGTACTTGCCGCTAAACAGGCTAGGGTATTCGGCATCGGGTAAAGGAGTGGGTTTCATCAACACGCTGGCATTCGCCGATGTGCTGATCATAAGGCTGGCAAGGATTGCCAGAAAAGTATGCATAACCGTTTTTATCATGATCTGCTCTTGTTGTTTTTTTAATCATCTCTAACTATAACCAATCGCCACTCTAGTGCAACCATACAATGCGTATGACTTTTAACTAATTGAATTTAATAGAAGGATAGGTGGCAGAGAAAAGTTGTGGCATCTTTGAAATAGACTATGCTTAGCGTGTAAATTTGACCTTTGTACAAGAATATTTCGCAGTATATTCAGCCTTTGTATCCGGGTGTCCTAACAAAAAATAAAGGAGCACACGATGAACAAGCAGTCCATATTCTACCTATTTAGTTGTCTCGCTTTTTGCTTTTCCACAGCACATGCCGCAGAAGAAGAAAAAAGCATGCCGTATTCATACGCCAGTTATTTTCAATGTTCACCTGCCAGTGAAGCTGATGTTGATG belongs to Thalassotalea sp. HSM 43 and includes:
- a CDS encoding c-type cytochrome, with protein sequence MKKLTLALAASVVLAAPAMAADVEAGKAKAAVCAACHGAEGISAVPMYPNLAGQKEAYIAKQLKDFKSGTRKDPVMAPMAMPLTDADIANLSAYYASLK
- a CDS encoding c-type cytochrome, which translates into the protein MVNNKRIFSLCALLWLTGQSQASQLSMDVIEQSVVDKRLEQGLAFAEQELKAERLAQQKLKQNVAYCTPCHGGNGKGALAIYPDLAGHDQDYLFEQMQNYKYRRLKNDIKQTMMVRFNDEDMLALAEYFAGFSLEQE
- a CDS encoding M14 family metallopeptidase, coding for MIKTVMHTFLAILASLMISTSANASVLMKPTPLPDAEYPSLFSGKYHQDISKPETVLGFSAGERTATPEQITQLVTLWATQSKKAKLVEYARSYEGRPLHYLIVSSEQNLANIDTIKDNISQLGEPKSLAPNKVNELIDSTPGTAWMAYSIHGNESSGADAAIALLYHLLASEESDVSDLLDKLVIFIDPMMNPDGRARFTKQLEQNRATSPNFDVQSTLHSGIWPFGRTNHYGFDLNRDFYYAVNPESRGRIKAINQWLPLLMIDGHEMGALDTFLFGPPREPINEHIADSINRWSKVFASEQAAAFDSKGWPYYTGEWFENLYPGYSNYSEYKGSIHILYEQARTAEDGVRLNNGQIRSYKKSVHHQLLSSIANLQTLANNKQKIFADFVKNRNSHISAKGPYANKSWVILPSKNQSRLHKFLDLLDLQGIEYYKNESRISVRNAVNQLGQKLSSQMIEPGAIIIPNRQYDAPLIAAILEFDANIKDSVLLEERQKVLRDGSSVMYDSTAWNLTMMYGLEALEVNQNLSSGLDAYQAKTSSSFSDIDNAIAYLVDGANDNSVGFAARLLELGVNVRALDKQGEFNGTSFSRGSIVVSKHDNTNWQQIVDTVKQVAQDTKAQVIGINQGLGDGDLPDIGGDHFKLLQRPQIALLSHAGISVYEHGHIWHMLDTELGIRHSHLNQELLSSMDLRPYNVLIVPGRWYGKLSAGNINVIDTWVKAGGTLVVTGNSANQFAKAKDFVKTVTLDDAFADMEQYNVALYREWLSQQASISNQKLTKNHKVSEQIWFPWQGLADMKPMNKEQLKRWNTWTANFMPSGALVASRTDQKSWLTFGVNEVLPVLTDNQPLLMSKSPTSAVVRYGVLSDNKKAEERLIGWSTIPAGKDLYLRMSGLLWPEAAQRISNAAYLVRESKGHGQVILFANSPNFRGATKGTARLLLNAIVYGPGLGSRAALNL